A window of the Synechococcus sp. LTW-R genome harbors these coding sequences:
- a CDS encoding glycosyltransferase family 2 protein: protein MGLRVSIVLPTYNERGNIEPLLAQLLPLGEQWDLELLVVDDDSADGTAELVRQLAHNEPRLRLIRRVGRSGLASAIKEGLLDATGDLVLVMDSDGQHEPGSVRRAIETLEAGGSDLVIGSRFHPEAQILGLSDRRETGSTWANASARFSLPKRYAHLTDYMSGFFALRLEPLLPLIRGVDVNGFKFLYELLAVSRGRLSTAEVPLTFQPRTYGSSKLDLAIFWDFLISILHSLSFRLLPRRAISFGLVGLSGVAVQLLITQLFMALWGLGFEQALPIGVISAASSNYLINNALTFRFARLKGVLLLRGLLKFLLVASLPVMANVGLASAYYSLIAPNAFWAQLAGIVVVFVWNYAASSRFVWNTPN, encoded by the coding sequence ATGGGCTTGCGGGTCTCGATTGTTCTGCCCACGTACAACGAACGGGGCAATATCGAGCCGCTCTTGGCCCAACTGCTTCCCCTCGGTGAGCAGTGGGACCTGGAACTTTTGGTCGTTGACGACGATTCCGCCGATGGGACCGCCGAGCTGGTGCGTCAGCTCGCCCACAACGAGCCGCGGCTGCGCCTGATCCGCCGGGTTGGTCGCTCCGGTTTGGCCAGCGCGATCAAAGAGGGATTGCTGGATGCCACCGGCGATCTGGTGCTGGTGATGGATAGCGATGGTCAGCACGAGCCGGGATCGGTTCGCCGCGCCATCGAAACCCTGGAAGCCGGCGGCTCCGATCTGGTCATCGGCAGCCGCTTCCACCCGGAGGCCCAGATCCTGGGGTTGAGTGACCGCCGTGAGACCGGTTCCACTTGGGCGAATGCCAGTGCCCGCTTCAGCCTGCCGAAGCGCTACGCCCATCTCACGGATTACATGAGCGGCTTCTTTGCCCTGCGCTTAGAGCCCCTGCTGCCTTTGATCCGGGGTGTGGATGTCAATGGTTTCAAGTTCCTCTACGAACTCCTGGCCGTTAGCCGTGGGCGCTTGAGCACCGCGGAGGTGCCCCTCACCTTCCAACCCCGCACCTATGGCAGCTCCAAGTTGGATCTGGCCATCTTTTGGGATTTTTTGATTTCGATCCTCCACAGCCTGAGCTTCCGCCTGTTGCCCCGGCGCGCCATCAGCTTTGGGTTGGTCGGCTTGAGCGGCGTTGCGGTGCAGCTGCTCATCACGCAGCTCTTCATGGCCCTGTGGGGCCTGGGCTTTGAGCAGGCATTGCCGATTGGCGTCATCTCGGCCGCCAGTTCCAACTATCTGATTAACAATGCCCTGACCTTCCGCTTTGCACGCCTGAAGGGTGTGCTGCTCCTGCGCGGTCTGCTCAAGTTCCTACTGGTGGCCTCCTTGCCGGTGATGGCGAATGTGGGGCTGGCCTCGGCGTACTACAGCCTGATCGCCCCGAATGCCTTCTGGGCGCAGCTGGCCGGGATCGTTGTGGTGTTCGTCTGGAACTACGCCGCCAGCAGCCGCTTCGTTTGGAATACCCCCAACTAG
- a CDS encoding glycosyltransferase family 39 protein: MQRLRTWLDANPSRALAAALAALLGLCLLAFFNQLGSLGLLDKTEGLFVEVPRQMVLSGDWVTPRWNGETFFDYPVWGYWMVGLSFQVFGISEWSARLPAALAATAVVFALFGLLLALAPAQESVSDRFGRATLCAGLLALSPGWVGWGRSSVTDMFLASGISLALLGFALAYWRRDRPWLRQLGHVALALFCGVAVLAKGPVGLLLPGLVIIGFLLLRRDLWPEVRQTPWLPLLSLFIGVTLPWYAAATQVNGFNFLARFIGFSNLERFTSVIYAHPGPPWFYLPWLLLLALPWSLYLPAAILDLQVWAPQRWHRADGGSALAQLALIWLVVVVGFFSAAATKLPGYILPVVPGAALLVGLFFAPLSARPPRALWLDRLQRGSGWFNALLLGAMALAAVLAPRLIEVDPSYPGFAGAIARSGLPWLLALPLAAACAGLIVVLRDANPEALRWLWLPNTAGFAAVLALVIPVLAPLMDRERLLPIRVLARQAAAAAQPGEPLLVAGYKRYSVVFYSGRPVLFVHDARSALEQLEAQANPAGSVLVLGSDRELLDLGVGPGDAELLGRLDAHRLIRLDRSTLDQLSERP, translated from the coding sequence ATGCAGCGGCTCAGAACCTGGCTGGACGCCAACCCTTCCCGCGCCCTCGCTGCGGCCTTAGCAGCCCTCTTGGGCCTTTGCTTGCTGGCCTTTTTTAACCAGTTGGGCAGCCTGGGTCTGCTCGATAAAACCGAAGGACTCTTTGTCGAGGTGCCGCGCCAGATGGTCTTGAGCGGTGACTGGGTCACCCCCCGCTGGAACGGCGAGACCTTTTTCGACTACCCCGTCTGGGGGTACTGGATGGTCGGCCTCAGCTTCCAGGTGTTCGGCATCAGTGAATGGTCGGCCCGATTGCCGGCGGCCCTGGCGGCCACTGCCGTGGTCTTTGCGCTCTTTGGCCTGTTGCTTGCCCTCGCGCCTGCCCAGGAGTCCGTCAGTGATCGCTTTGGACGGGCCACCCTCTGCGCTGGCCTCTTGGCCCTGAGTCCCGGTTGGGTCGGCTGGGGCCGCTCCTCGGTCACCGACATGTTTTTGGCGAGTGGGATCAGCCTGGCCTTGCTGGGTTTCGCGTTGGCCTACTGGCGCCGGGACCGGCCTTGGCTGCGCCAGCTCGGACATGTCGCCCTGGCGCTCTTCTGCGGTGTCGCGGTCTTGGCGAAGGGGCCCGTGGGTTTGCTCTTACCCGGCCTCGTGATCATTGGCTTTCTGCTGTTGCGCCGTGATCTCTGGCCTGAGGTCCGTCAGACCCCATGGCTGCCGCTGCTGTCCCTCTTCATCGGCGTCACCCTCCCTTGGTATGCGGCTGCGACCCAGGTGAACGGCTTCAACTTCCTGGCGCGCTTCATCGGTTTCAGCAACCTGGAGCGTTTCACCTCCGTCATCTACGCCCACCCCGGTCCTCCGTGGTTCTATCTGCCTTGGCTACTGCTCTTGGCGCTGCCCTGGTCGCTTTATCTCCCCGCGGCGATTCTTGATCTACAGGTCTGGGCTCCCCAGCGCTGGCACCGCGCCGATGGGGGATCAGCCCTGGCGCAATTGGCGCTGATTTGGCTGGTCGTTGTTGTGGGCTTCTTCTCGGCGGCAGCCACCAAATTGCCCGGCTACATCCTTCCGGTTGTTCCCGGTGCGGCCCTACTCGTGGGACTGTTCTTCGCCCCCCTTTCGGCCCGTCCGCCCCGGGCCCTTTGGTTGGACCGACTGCAGCGCGGCAGCGGCTGGTTCAACGCGCTGTTGCTGGGAGCGATGGCGTTGGCGGCGGTGCTTGCCCCGCGGCTGATCGAGGTGGACCCCTCCTACCCGGGCTTTGCTGGTGCGATTGCGCGCTCAGGTTTGCCCTGGCTGCTGGCCCTGCCCCTTGCCGCGGCTTGCGCAGGCTTGATCGTCGTGCTGCGGGACGCGAATCCGGAGGCGCTGCGATGGTTGTGGCTCCCCAACACGGCTGGCTTCGCGGCGGTCTTGGCCCTGGTGATTCCGGTCTTGGCGCCCTTGATGGATCGCGAGCGCCTCTTGCCCATTCGCGTCTTGGCGCGTCAGGCCGCTGCGGCTGCGCAGCCCGGAGAGCCGCTGCTCGTGGCGGGCTACAAGCGCTACAGCGTCGTCTTCTACAGCGGCCGGCCTGTGCTGTTTGTCCACGATGCCCGCTCCGCCCTCGAGCAACTGGAGGCGCAAGCCAATCCAGCCGGATCGGTCCTGGTCTTGGGGTCCGATCGGGAGCTCCTGGACCTTGGCGTGGGACCGGGTGATGCGGAACTCCTCGGTCGTTTGGATGCCCACCGCTTGATCAGACTGGACCGCAGCACCCTCGATCAGTTGAGCGAAAGACCTTGA
- a CDS encoding phosphatase PAP2 family protein: MPPVVREWLYVLGRRRLFIALAIAAVLLVAGPSLKANAPDSWDRALLDGLHQQIPEWLGQLLLVVYQASGVHVTAVLVLAVLGFLAFKRFWPDLVCLVAGTGGILVIVDRLLKPWFDRPRPDASLLELSGRSFPSGHAAGSVVFYLMSCTLLAAHYPRLRRPLFVLSSLWVALVWLSTLYCRAHWPSDILAGAAVGYVWLSFCLAGFTVWERHHSHPSSSHG; this comes from the coding sequence ATGCCCCCTGTTGTTCGCGAGTGGCTGTACGTTCTCGGCCGTCGGCGCCTGTTCATCGCTCTGGCCATCGCGGCGGTGCTGCTGGTGGCGGGTCCCAGCCTCAAAGCCAATGCTCCGGATTCCTGGGATCGCGCCCTGCTGGATGGCCTGCATCAGCAGATCCCGGAGTGGTTGGGGCAGCTGTTGCTTGTGGTTTATCAAGCCAGCGGTGTGCACGTGACCGCCGTGCTCGTGTTGGCTGTCCTTGGCTTTCTGGCCTTCAAGCGGTTTTGGCCTGATTTGGTCTGCCTGGTGGCGGGAACCGGCGGGATCTTGGTGATCGTGGATCGTCTTCTGAAGCCCTGGTTCGATCGCCCGCGGCCCGACGCCAGTCTGCTGGAGCTGAGTGGCCGCAGCTTCCCCAGTGGCCATGCCGCTGGCTCGGTGGTCTTTTACTTAATGAGCTGCACCCTGCTGGCCGCCCACTATCCGCGGTTGCGCAGGCCCCTCTTTGTTCTCTCCAGCCTCTGGGTCGCCCTGGTTTGGCTGAGCACGCTCTACTGCCGAGCCCACTGGCCGAGCGACATCCTGGCGGGGGCGGCAGTCGGTTATGTGTGGCTCAGCTTCTGCCTTGCGGGGTTCACCGTCTGGGAGCGGCACCATTCCCATCCTTCCTCGTCCCATGGCTGA
- a CDS encoding DUF1824 family protein produces MADAPSLLASLKGLRSAPTLSAAEQGQLADELMAALATCEWFTVGVMAPSAAVAVASLRALETRLSWEALELDPSGEELASIEGPVFLKANQNNGRFLVRRESGLGEGLLITGHNPVDPSAEDTWGPLPLGLFDD; encoded by the coding sequence ATGGCTGATGCCCCCTCACTGCTGGCTTCGCTGAAGGGACTCCGTTCAGCCCCCACCTTGTCCGCCGCTGAGCAGGGCCAGCTGGCCGACGAGCTGATGGCGGCGCTGGCCACCTGCGAGTGGTTCACCGTCGGTGTGATGGCCCCCTCCGCCGCGGTCGCCGTTGCGAGCCTGCGGGCCCTGGAGACGCGGCTCTCTTGGGAGGCCCTGGAACTGGATCCCTCAGGGGAAGAGCTGGCCTCCATCGAGGGTCCGGTCTTCCTCAAGGCCAACCAGAACAATGGCCGCTTCTTGGTGCGCCGCGAGAGTGGCCTCGGCGAAGGCCTGCTCATCACCGGCCATAACCCCGTCGATCCCAGTGCTGAGGACACCTGGGGCCCCCTGCCCTTGGGCTTGTTCGACGACTGA
- the hemC gene encoding hydroxymethylbilane synthase, producing MAGSQLRIASRRSQLAMVQTHWVRDELAKAHDGLEITIEAMATQGDKILDVALAKIGDKGLFTKELEAQMLVDRADIAVHSLKDLPTNLPEGLMLGCITEREDPADALVVHEKHKDKTLATLPEGAVVGTSSLRRLAQLRHHFPHLTFKDVRGNVITRLEKLDSGEFDCLILAAAGLGRLGLGDRIHELIDPSISLHAVGQGALGIECRDGDAKVLEQIKVLEHVPTARRCLAERAFLRELEGGCQVPIGVNTRFEGDDLVLTGMVASLDGKRLIRDQVQGDQTNPEALGIDLANKLKAQGAGEILEEIFATVRPEA from the coding sequence ATGGCTGGTTCCCAACTGCGTATTGCTTCCCGTCGCAGCCAGCTGGCCATGGTCCAGACCCATTGGGTGCGTGACGAGCTAGCTAAGGCCCACGACGGCTTGGAGATCACCATCGAAGCGATGGCCACCCAGGGGGACAAGATCCTCGATGTGGCGCTGGCCAAGATCGGTGACAAGGGCCTGTTCACCAAGGAGCTTGAGGCTCAGATGCTGGTGGACCGTGCGGACATCGCCGTCCACAGCCTGAAGGATCTCCCCACCAACCTGCCCGAGGGCTTGATGCTGGGCTGCATCACCGAGCGGGAAGATCCCGCCGATGCCCTGGTGGTGCACGAGAAGCACAAGGACAAAACCCTCGCGACCCTGCCGGAAGGCGCCGTGGTGGGCACCAGCTCCCTGCGTCGTTTGGCCCAGCTGCGCCACCACTTCCCCCACCTCACCTTCAAAGATGTGCGGGGCAATGTGATCACCCGCCTGGAGAAGCTCGATTCCGGTGAGTTCGATTGCCTGATCCTTGCTGCCGCCGGCTTGGGCCGCCTCGGCCTGGGGGATCGCATCCATGAATTGATCGATCCGTCCATCTCGCTCCATGCCGTCGGCCAGGGTGCTCTGGGCATCGAGTGCCGTGATGGCGACGCCAAGGTCCTGGAGCAGATCAAGGTGCTCGAGCATGTCCCCACCGCCCGCCGCTGCCTGGCGGAGCGCGCGTTCCTGCGGGAACTGGAGGGCGGTTGCCAGGTGCCCATCGGCGTCAATACCCGTTTTGAGGGTGACGATCTGGTGCTGACCGGCATGGTCGCCAGCCTCGATGGCAAGCGTCTGATCCGTGATCAGGTCCAGGGTGATCAAACCAACCCCGAAGCCCTCGGGATTGACTTGGCCAACAAACTGAAGGCCCAGGGAGCAGGAGAGATCCTGGAGGAGATCTTTGCAACCGTTCGGCCCGAGGCCTGA
- a CDS encoding chloride channel protein, whose translation MQPFGPRPDTPPEGAELDEARPLPFQWSLLAWAALVGALTGLAVVGFHELLGLINNGLFGPAVSWALALVGQAQPEPPPLPVEPLPVESGTPLRALLQLGLGGVGFLPDQAPAVPDPVPALAGDLPLWLASWPVVLMPLLGGLGVGVLRLWSKDLGPGLPSLMAMADGAVQANPKLPFQRLLGASLSLGSGASLGPEGPSVESGGNIGLWLGMRGGLPPESQKALVAAGVAAGLAAGFKAPIAGVFFAFEGSYSTIPGRPSIRAVLVAAVASALVTQLCLGSDPIFRLPAYEVRSPLELPLYLGLGLLASGVSLALLRLLAAGRSPRVQRWLGLLPPWLLPGVGGLAIGLLALGFPQVLGVGYDTIEALLGSGGGIALLTLVGLLLVKLVATALSSATGFVGGGFAPSLFAGAVLGNVYGQLLGDSGLGLPVAEPPAYAMVGMAAVLAGSARAPLTALLLLFELTRDIRIVLPLMAAAGLSAALVERWQGLADPGLLGPDLLEDQRRQSLAALPVVDAFEPEAPLVLNAAESAQSALQQLLEAHGHCLMVEQENWVVGLVTLADLQRALTGLGPAVTLAECRRSDLLWLPASANLAQLEDQLRPNGLRQLPVFDLSLPDLPHLPSALPSSGLPVQALQGLASRDGMARAVARAQSLVHSQP comes from the coding sequence TTGCAACCGTTCGGCCCGAGGCCTGACACCCCCCCGGAAGGGGCCGAGTTGGATGAGGCTCGGCCCCTTCCTTTTCAGTGGAGCCTCCTGGCATGGGCCGCCCTGGTTGGTGCCCTGACGGGCCTCGCGGTTGTTGGCTTCCATGAGCTACTAGGCCTGATCAACAACGGCTTGTTTGGTCCTGCCGTGTCCTGGGCGCTGGCCCTGGTGGGCCAGGCGCAACCAGAGCCGCCACCCCTTCCGGTGGAACCCTTACCGGTGGAAAGCGGCACGCCGTTGCGAGCTTTGCTGCAGCTCGGTTTGGGGGGCGTGGGCTTTTTGCCTGATCAGGCCCCCGCGGTCCCGGATCCAGTCCCGGCCCTGGCTGGAGATCTCCCCCTCTGGTTGGCTTCTTGGCCCGTGGTGCTCATGCCACTTCTCGGTGGGCTGGGGGTCGGTGTGTTGCGGCTCTGGTCGAAGGATTTGGGACCAGGCTTACCGAGCTTGATGGCGATGGCCGATGGGGCCGTTCAGGCGAACCCGAAGCTGCCCTTTCAACGCCTGCTTGGGGCGTCCTTGAGCTTGGGGAGTGGAGCGTCCCTTGGGCCTGAGGGGCCGAGCGTGGAGAGCGGCGGCAACATTGGCCTCTGGCTCGGCATGCGTGGTGGTCTGCCGCCGGAGTCCCAGAAGGCATTGGTGGCCGCCGGTGTTGCGGCGGGTTTGGCGGCGGGCTTCAAGGCACCCATCGCCGGGGTCTTTTTCGCCTTTGAGGGCAGTTACAGCACCATCCCAGGGCGTCCCAGCATCCGTGCGGTCTTGGTGGCGGCCGTGGCCTCCGCCCTGGTCACCCAGCTCTGCTTGGGCAGTGATCCGATCTTCCGGTTGCCGGCCTACGAGGTGCGCTCCCCCCTCGAGTTGCCCCTGTATCTGGGACTGGGGTTGTTGGCCAGTGGTGTCTCCCTCGCCCTGCTGCGCCTGCTGGCGGCCGGCCGCAGTCCGCGCGTCCAGCGCTGGCTGGGCCTGCTGCCCCCATGGCTGCTGCCCGGGGTTGGCGGTCTGGCCATCGGTCTGTTGGCCTTGGGCTTCCCCCAGGTGCTGGGGGTCGGTTACGACACGATTGAGGCCCTCTTGGGGAGCGGCGGTGGGATCGCCCTGCTGACCCTGGTGGGCCTGCTCTTGGTGAAGCTCGTGGCCACCGCCTTGAGTAGTGCCACGGGATTTGTCGGCGGTGGTTTTGCGCCCTCGCTCTTTGCCGGGGCGGTCTTGGGCAATGTTTATGGCCAGCTGCTGGGAGACAGTGGCTTGGGTCTGCCGGTGGCGGAACCCCCCGCCTACGCCATGGTCGGCATGGCCGCGGTCCTGGCGGGCAGTGCCCGTGCGCCTCTGACCGCCCTGCTGCTGCTCTTTGAGCTGACCCGTGACATCCGCATCGTTTTGCCGCTCATGGCGGCAGCGGGCTTAAGTGCGGCGTTGGTGGAGCGTTGGCAGGGTCTGGCTGATCCGGGTCTGCTCGGACCGGATCTGCTTGAGGATCAGCGGCGCCAATCCCTGGCGGCCCTCCCGGTTGTGGACGCCTTTGAGCCGGAGGCCCCCTTGGTGCTGAATGCCGCGGAGTCAGCCCAGTCGGCCCTTCAGCAATTGCTTGAGGCCCACGGCCACTGCTTGATGGTCGAGCAGGAGAACTGGGTCGTGGGACTCGTGACCCTCGCTGATTTGCAGCGGGCCCTGACGGGGCTCGGGCCGGCGGTCACCCTGGCGGAGTGCCGCCGCTCCGACCTGTTGTGGCTGCCAGCATCGGCGAATCTGGCCCAGTTGGAGGATCAGCTGCGCCCCAATGGCCTGCGCCAGCTGCCGGTCTTCGACCTCAGCCTTCCGGACCTGCCCCATCTCCCGAGTGCTTTGCCCAGCAGCGGCTTGCCGGTGCAGGCTCTGCAGGGATTGGCCAGCCGCGATGGCATGGCGCGGGCCGTGGCCCGTGCCCAGTCCTTGGTTCACTCCCAGCCATGA
- a CDS encoding inorganic diphosphatase, with amino-acid sequence MANIDHAPSRTMLNLLHVLPAFADEAELRLNTIVELNSNTINKYELITETGHLKLDRVGYSSLAYPFAYGTIPRTWDEDGDPLDIEIVGVTEPLVPGSLVEARIIGIMKFDDGGEVDDKVIAVLADDKRMDHITSYTQLGEHWLKETQYYWEHYKDLKKPGTCRVNGFFDSAEAVKIVKECEARYMEVIDPKLVN; translated from the coding sequence ATGGCGAACATCGACCACGCCCCAAGCCGCACGATGCTCAACCTGCTGCACGTGCTGCCGGCCTTTGCCGATGAAGCCGAGCTGCGGCTGAACACCATCGTGGAGCTCAACAGCAACACGATTAATAAGTACGAGCTGATCACCGAAACCGGTCACCTCAAGCTGGACCGCGTCGGCTATTCCTCCCTGGCCTATCCCTTCGCCTACGGCACCATCCCCCGCACCTGGGATGAGGACGGCGACCCCCTCGACATCGAGATCGTCGGTGTGACCGAGCCCCTGGTGCCCGGCTCCCTGGTGGAAGCCCGCATCATCGGCATCATGAAATTCGACGACGGCGGCGAAGTCGACGACAAGGTCATTGCCGTGCTGGCCGATGACAAGCGCATGGACCACATCACCAGCTACACCCAACTGGGTGAGCACTGGCTGAAGGAAACCCAGTACTACTGGGAGCACTACAAGGACCTCAAGAAGCCCGGCACCTGCCGCGTCAACGGCTTCTTCGACTCCGCCGAAGCCGTGAAGATTGTCAAGGAGTGCGAGGCCCGCTACATGGAGGTCATCGATCCCAAGCTGGTCAACTGA
- a CDS encoding LOG family protein yields the protein MGLREKKEMADQFPRKASFDLRSRERIEGINSQVTNLEAIQGGRRSEDERLVNENFQQILRSSSYQLAHSDGDLLSSAEMRGVRMLLEITKPQQILDAQGVDSTIIIFGGVNIIERSDAEQRLAAAEAELAADPSNPALKRQHQRSQRQLEFSRYYDAAREFSRLVSADQQAGHHKQVIVTGGGPGIMEAANRGAFDAGGRSIGLSIKLPGEPVPNPYISPELCFQFNYFALRKFHFVKRSTAAVLFPGGFGTLDELFEVLTLRQTAIKRRMPVILFGKDFWQRLIDFDYLADCGLIREEHLELFQFTDSAQEAWSWIQAFEEKANDAPSSEALAA from the coding sequence ATGGGCCTGCGCGAAAAGAAAGAGATGGCCGATCAATTCCCCCGCAAGGCAAGTTTCGATCTGAGATCCCGGGAGCGGATCGAGGGTATTAACAGCCAAGTCACGAACCTTGAGGCCATCCAAGGCGGAAGGCGCAGTGAAGATGAGCGCCTGGTGAATGAGAACTTCCAGCAAATCTTGCGGTCCTCCAGCTATCAGCTGGCCCACTCCGATGGAGACCTGCTCTCCAGCGCCGAAATGCGCGGTGTGCGAATGCTGCTGGAGATCACCAAACCGCAGCAAATCCTCGACGCCCAAGGCGTCGACTCCACCATCATCATTTTTGGCGGGGTCAACATCATTGAGCGCAGCGACGCCGAACAGCGCCTGGCGGCCGCGGAAGCCGAGCTCGCCGCCGACCCGAGCAACCCTGCCCTGAAGCGCCAGCACCAACGCAGCCAGAGGCAACTGGAGTTCTCGCGCTACTACGACGCCGCCCGTGAATTCAGCCGCCTGGTCTCAGCGGATCAGCAGGCCGGCCACCACAAGCAAGTCATCGTCACCGGCGGAGGGCCCGGAATCATGGAGGCCGCCAACCGGGGCGCCTTCGACGCCGGTGGGCGATCGATCGGTCTCAGCATCAAGCTCCCGGGGGAACCCGTACCCAACCCGTACATCAGCCCAGAACTCTGCTTTCAGTTCAACTACTTCGCCCTGCGCAAGTTCCACTTCGTTAAACGCTCGACCGCGGCCGTTCTCTTCCCCGGTGGATTCGGGACCCTCGATGAGCTGTTTGAAGTGCTCACCCTGCGTCAGACGGCCATCAAACGGCGGATGCCCGTCATCCTCTTTGGCAAGGACTTCTGGCAGCGCCTGATTGATTTCGACTACCTGGCGGACTGCGGCCTGATCCGCGAGGAGCACCTCGAGCTCTTCCAGTTCACCGATTCAGCCCAAGAGGCCTGGTCCTGGATCCAAGCCTTCGAAGAGAAGGCGAACGACGCACCCAGTTCCGAGGCACTCGCCGCCTAA
- a CDS encoding carboxypeptidase M32 — translation MGAGQAYARLRDHLHTTQLLGGIQSTLYFDQNTAMPAASAGWRGEQLALLALQLHGRQTSMEYADLLTEAEAEAAGSANPEQQRNLELLRRQWERQSRLDPALVGQLAQAQAQGYALWQEAKQADAFERFAPALKTLIELRLEQARQLAPVEQDPSGQKRSPWEILAQPFEPDISKAQLSGWLLPLRQELPPLLERARSIPQGSREPWDLTESSQETLCDQLLQEWGYNAQRCHRARSPHPFSSTLGPDDFRITTRVVTAQPFSAFLATAHEWGHSLYEQGLPRTGDHWFPWPLGEATSMAVHESQSLFYENRLARSEALARRWHPRFSEALGRDTWGSPKAFWRDLNPIAPGLTRVEADEVSYGLHVLLRYELELALLEGGLPVEELPSAWNQGMQDLLGIQPKTDREGCLQDVHWSEGLFGYFPSYALGHLISAQISETIETQLGPIEALLEAGEDAALAQWLNQRIYPLGRSVNAMELVEQVSGRPLDHRPFIHYLQGKLERLATP, via the coding sequence TTGGGCGCAGGACAGGCATACGCACGGCTTCGCGATCACCTGCACACCACCCAACTGCTTGGAGGGATCCAGAGCACGCTCTACTTCGACCAAAACACCGCCATGCCCGCGGCATCGGCGGGCTGGCGCGGTGAGCAGTTGGCACTGTTGGCGCTGCAACTCCATGGCCGGCAGACCTCGATGGAGTACGCCGATCTGCTGACCGAGGCGGAGGCGGAAGCTGCGGGTTCAGCCAACCCGGAGCAGCAACGCAATCTCGAGCTCCTGCGCCGGCAATGGGAGCGTCAATCCCGCCTGGACCCGGCCCTGGTCGGCCAACTCGCCCAGGCGCAAGCCCAGGGCTATGCCCTTTGGCAGGAAGCCAAACAAGCCGACGCCTTTGAGCGTTTTGCGCCGGCCCTCAAGACCCTGATTGAGCTGCGGCTCGAGCAGGCCCGCCAACTGGCCCCCGTGGAGCAGGACCCCTCTGGGCAAAAGCGCAGCCCCTGGGAAATCCTGGCCCAACCCTTTGAGCCCGACATCAGCAAAGCGCAGCTCTCCGGCTGGCTGCTGCCGCTACGTCAGGAACTCCCTCCCCTGCTGGAGCGAGCCCGATCGATCCCGCAGGGCAGCCGTGAGCCCTGGGATCTCACGGAGTCCTCCCAGGAGACCCTCTGCGATCAACTGCTGCAGGAGTGGGGTTACAACGCCCAGCGCTGCCACCGTGCCCGCTCACCCCATCCCTTCTCGAGCACCCTCGGACCGGATGATTTCAGGATCACCACCCGGGTGGTGACCGCTCAGCCCTTTTCCGCCTTCTTGGCCACCGCCCATGAATGGGGCCACAGCCTCTACGAGCAGGGGCTACCGCGCACCGGTGACCACTGGTTTCCCTGGCCCTTGGGTGAAGCCACCTCAATGGCCGTTCACGAAAGCCAGAGCCTCTTCTACGAGAACCGCTTAGCCCGAAGCGAAGCCCTCGCCCGACGCTGGCACCCCCGCTTCAGCGAAGCCCTAGGCCGAGACACCTGGGGCAGCCCGAAGGCCTTCTGGCGTGACCTCAATCCGATCGCCCCTGGGCTCACCCGTGTCGAAGCCGACGAGGTCAGCTACGGCCTGCACGTGCTGCTGCGCTACGAGCTGGAGCTGGCCCTACTCGAGGGGGGCCTACCGGTGGAGGAGCTCCCCAGTGCCTGGAATCAGGGCATGCAAGACCTCCTCGGCATCCAGCCCAAGACGGACCGCGAGGGCTGCCTGCAGGACGTGCACTGGAGCGAGGGACTGTTTGGCTATTTCCCCTCCTATGCCCTCGGTCACCTCATCAGCGCCCAAATCAGCGAGACGATCGAAACCCAGCTCGGCCCGATCGAAGCACTGCTCGAGGCCGGGGAAGACGCGGCCCTCGCTCAATGGCTGAACCAGCGGATCTACCCACTCGGTCGCAGTGTCAACGCGATGGAGCTGGTGGAGCAGGTCAGCGGCCGCCCGCTGGACCATCGCCCCTTCATTCATTACCTCCAAGGGAAGCTCGAGCGACTCGCGACGCCATAG
- a CDS encoding OsmC family protein, giving the protein MTQITSSYSGELRCASIHGPSGSALETDAPTDNQGQGERFSPTDLVATALNTCILTIMGIVAERHDWDLKGCTARVEKVMTSEAPRKIAKLEVWIELPAHLDAKARKILQKAGENCPVKVSLEGAVPMELHWS; this is encoded by the coding sequence ATGACCCAGATCACCAGCAGCTACAGCGGCGAACTGCGCTGTGCCTCGATCCATGGACCATCGGGCTCAGCCCTGGAAACCGATGCGCCAACCGACAACCAAGGCCAAGGGGAGCGCTTCTCGCCCACCGACCTCGTGGCCACGGCGCTCAACACCTGCATCCTCACGATCATGGGGATCGTCGCCGAGCGGCACGACTGGGATCTCAAGGGGTGCACGGCCCGGGTGGAGAAAGTCATGACCAGCGAAGCGCCGAGGAAGATCGCCAAGCTCGAGGTCTGGATTGAATTGCCGGCCCACCTCGATGCCAAGGCGCGGAAGATCTTGCAAAAGGCCGGCGAAAACTGCCCCGTCAAAGTGAGCCTGGAAGGGGCGGTTCCGATGGAGCTCCACTGGAGCTGA